Proteins encoded in a region of the Chryseobacterium piperi genome:
- a CDS encoding aminotransferase-like domain-containing protein: MKKEILYLKIAGIIEKQILNGTLRLGEKIPSIRTVQKVYNVSINTVRQAFLELESKSLIESVPKSGYFVSKASQRKFSLPSVIILDSLQKEKHPEDLFHKTFASSENTDITHFSLGLPEKTLLPIAKLNKSVAAVMRSLANGGVTYESVQGNLNFRRTVARWAFMLEGKITEDDVIATSGAMNGMFTCLMAVTKPGDKIAVESPAYFGILKMISAMGLEAVEIPSDPVTGLDLDALKKVLPTISACCFVVNFNNPMGTLMPDDNKKELVRMLTERDIPLIENDIFRNVYYGLERPKPCKAFDEAGIVMLVNSVSKTLAPGYRVGWIIPGKYKDKIIQQKLIQTISTPALYQETISHFLENGRYDHHLHTFRKTVHSNCLKLLQGIEDYFPDNTKVSQPAGGFMLWVELDKKIDTVQLFDIAIRQNISFAPGRMFTQYNQYNNCMRLNFAMNWNEKINADLKTLGQIVKDAY; this comes from the coding sequence ATGAAAAAAGAGATTCTATACTTAAAAATAGCAGGAATTATTGAGAAACAAATTCTCAATGGAACCTTGCGACTAGGGGAAAAAATTCCTTCTATCCGTACAGTACAAAAAGTATATAATGTAAGCATTAATACGGTAAGGCAGGCATTCCTCGAACTGGAAAGTAAATCTTTGATAGAGTCTGTACCCAAATCAGGATACTTTGTAAGTAAAGCTTCCCAAAGAAAGTTTTCACTTCCCTCAGTAATTATACTGGATTCATTACAAAAAGAAAAGCATCCTGAAGATCTGTTTCATAAAACATTTGCTTCATCAGAAAATACAGATATTACTCATTTTTCTCTGGGACTACCTGAGAAAACGCTTTTGCCGATTGCAAAACTGAATAAAAGTGTGGCCGCGGTTATGCGGAGTTTGGCTAACGGTGGGGTGACTTACGAGTCAGTACAAGGGAATCTGAATTTCAGAAGAACTGTTGCCAGATGGGCGTTTATGTTGGAAGGAAAGATTACAGAAGATGACGTAATAGCCACTTCAGGAGCGATGAACGGGATGTTTACTTGTTTGATGGCGGTTACAAAACCAGGCGATAAGATTGCGGTTGAAAGTCCTGCCTATTTTGGAATTTTAAAGATGATCAGTGCTATGGGACTGGAAGCTGTAGAAATTCCTTCCGATCCTGTTACCGGATTAGATCTCGATGCGCTTAAAAAAGTTTTACCCACGATCAGCGCCTGCTGCTTTGTGGTTAATTTCAATAATCCTATGGGGACCTTAATGCCTGACGATAATAAAAAGGAATTGGTAAGAATGCTGACAGAACGCGATATCCCTCTGATAGAAAATGATATATTCAGGAATGTGTATTATGGATTAGAAAGGCCAAAACCTTGTAAAGCGTTTGATGAAGCAGGAATCGTGATGTTGGTTAATTCCGTATCCAAAACACTGGCTCCGGGATATCGGGTGGGCTGGATTATTCCCGGAAAATATAAAGATAAAATCATCCAGCAAAAGCTGATACAGACAATTTCCACTCCTGCTCTCTATCAGGAAACCATTTCTCATTTTTTGGAAAACGGAAGATATGATCATCACTTGCATACTTTCCGGAAAACTGTACACTCAAATTGTCTGAAACTTTTACAGGGAATTGAGGATTATTTTCCTGATAATACAAAAGTGTCTCAGCCGGCAGGAGGTTTTATGTTATGGGTGGAACTGGATAAAAAAATTGATACAGTCCAACTTTTTGATATTGCTATAAGACAGAATATAAGTTTTGCACCGGGAAGAATGTTTACACAGTACAATCAGTACAATAATTGTATGAGATTGAACTTTGCAATGAACTGGAATGAGAAGATTAATGCCGATTTAAAGACACTGGGACAGATTGTTAAGGACGCTTACTAA
- a CDS encoding alpha/beta hydrolase: MRNKFLFLTLLLYSMGLFGQHKQPSDEYAKAKEIIQDLDSIVNPNGIQERYKVHIGGVDQWVYARGQNKENPIILFVHGGPASPISPVMWMFQRPIEEYFTVVNYDQRGSGKTYNANDTLHLNNTIKITQYVDDAIQLAELIKKKYKKKKLILMGHSWGTVISMNAALKRPDLFYAYVGIGQIINTKDNERLSVDYALKEATRLNNSTALKELASIAPYPGNTPVTRARIIVARKWPQYYGGLTAFKNDSKYFFQAPLLSPEYSYEDVKAIGKGSLFTLEKILPEFLNVNFKNVHQFPIPVFMFMGRHDYTTPSEPTSQWLQNVKAPVKKGIWFENSAHMIPFEEPGKMLVTLLNEVKPVCK, encoded by the coding sequence ATGAGAAACAAATTTTTATTTCTGACGTTACTGCTCTATTCAATGGGGCTTTTTGGACAGCATAAGCAGCCTTCCGATGAATATGCAAAAGCCAAAGAAATTATTCAAGATCTTGATTCTATTGTTAATCCAAACGGAATTCAGGAAAGATACAAAGTCCATATTGGTGGGGTAGATCAATGGGTATATGCAAGAGGACAAAATAAAGAAAATCCGATAATTTTATTCGTACATGGAGGCCCGGCATCTCCAATCTCTCCGGTAATGTGGATGTTTCAAAGACCTATTGAAGAATATTTCACAGTAGTAAACTATGATCAAAGAGGATCTGGTAAAACATATAACGCAAATGATACCTTACATCTAAACAATACCATAAAAATCACTCAATATGTTGATGACGCCATACAGCTGGCAGAATTAATTAAAAAGAAATATAAAAAGAAAAAGCTGATCCTGATGGGTCATAGCTGGGGTACGGTAATTTCTATGAATGCTGCATTGAAAAGACCGGATTTGTTTTATGCCTATGTTGGAATCGGACAAATTATTAACACGAAAGACAATGAACGCTTAAGCGTTGATTATGCTCTAAAAGAGGCGACCCGATTGAATAACAGCACAGCCCTAAAAGAATTGGCATCAATTGCACCATATCCGGGAAATACTCCTGTTACAAGAGCCCGAATTATTGTTGCAAGAAAATGGCCTCAGTATTATGGAGGCTTAACAGCATTTAAAAATGATTCAAAGTATTTTTTTCAAGCCCCATTATTATCTCCGGAGTATTCTTATGAAGATGTAAAAGCTATTGGTAAAGGAAGCCTTTTTACATTAGAAAAAATCCTTCCCGAGTTCCTCAATGTCAATTTTAAAAACGTTCATCAATTTCCTATTCCTGTATTTATGTTTATGGGAAGACATGATTACACAACACCTTCAGAACCAACTTCCCAATGGCTACAAAATGTAAAAGCTCCTGTAAAAAAAGGAATATGGTTTGAAAATTCAGCTCATATGATCCCTTTTGAAGAACCGGGGAAAATGCTAGTCACTTTATTAAATGAAGTAAAACCAGTTTGTAAATAA
- a CDS encoding acetyl-CoA C-acyltransferase: protein MKEVFIVSAKRTPVGGLLGSISAFSAPQLGAMAIREAYQSISLEPELLDSVYMGNVLSAGVGQAPARQAAIFADIPYDKDATTINKVCASGMKATSLGAQQIQTGLEHLIITGGMESMSNVPHYAFIRNGKKLGDLTLTDGMTKDGLWDVYHDFHMGSAAELGIKKYGHTRKELDDYALSSYQKSQNATAQGKFKNEIIPIEIKKGKETFTIDRDEDIDKLIPEKITQLKPVFEKDGLLTAANSSNLNDGAAALILASAEAVEKYQLKPLAKIIGYADAAQAPEWFTTSPALAIPKALLTANLDLSAIDYFEINEAYASVTLSNQKILGFDPEKVNVYGGAVAIGHPIGASGARILVTLINVLKQENGKYGVAAICNGGGGASAMVIENLNG, encoded by the coding sequence ATGAAAGAAGTATTTATTGTATCAGCAAAACGCACTCCGGTAGGAGGATTATTGGGCAGCATATCTGCTTTCTCCGCACCACAATTAGGCGCTATGGCCATTCGTGAAGCGTATCAAAGCATTTCATTAGAACCTGAATTATTAGATAGTGTTTATATGGGAAACGTACTCAGTGCAGGAGTAGGACAGGCCCCCGCAAGACAGGCTGCTATTTTTGCTGATATTCCTTATGACAAAGATGCTACGACCATCAATAAGGTTTGTGCTTCCGGGATGAAGGCTACTTCATTGGGAGCTCAGCAGATTCAAACAGGATTGGAACATCTTATTATAACCGGAGGTATGGAAAGTATGAGCAATGTTCCACATTATGCTTTTATAAGAAATGGGAAAAAACTAGGTGACCTTACCCTTACCGACGGAATGACTAAAGACGGATTATGGGATGTTTATCATGATTTCCATATGGGAAGCGCAGCAGAGCTGGGTATAAAAAAATATGGTCATACCAGGAAAGAACTGGATGACTACGCTTTGTCTTCTTATCAAAAGTCACAAAATGCAACAGCTCAGGGAAAATTTAAAAATGAAATTATTCCCATTGAAATAAAGAAAGGAAAGGAGACCTTTACTATAGATAGAGATGAAGATATTGATAAACTTATTCCTGAAAAAATAACCCAGCTAAAACCTGTTTTCGAAAAAGATGGACTGCTTACAGCTGCTAATTCTAGTAATCTGAATGATGGAGCAGCAGCTTTGATTCTAGCCTCAGCTGAAGCTGTAGAAAAATACCAGCTGAAACCGCTGGCCAAAATTATAGGTTATGCAGATGCTGCCCAAGCTCCTGAATGGTTTACCACTTCTCCTGCTTTGGCAATTCCAAAAGCACTTTTAACTGCTAATCTTGATCTTTCAGCAATAGATTATTTTGAAATCAATGAAGCATATGCTTCAGTTACCCTTTCTAATCAGAAAATCTTAGGTTTTGATCCGGAAAAGGTTAACGTTTATGGAGGAGCAGTAGCCATCGGTCATCCGATAGGAGCTTCGGGAGCCAGAATTCTGGTAACACTCATCAATGTTCTGAAACAGGAAAATGGAAAATATGGAGTAGCTGCCATCTGCAATGGAGGTGGGGGAGCTTCAGCCATGGTTATTGAGAATTTAAATGGTTAA
- a CDS encoding efflux RND transporter periplasmic adaptor subunit, translating to MYFKKTSTYILATAIIVSSCSGKKEAETTVYENKKLVGKDQNTVQLTSQQIKTAGISTAIIQNKNMDKLVRLNGKVEISPSHISSLSSIMGGHIKSINVINGSHFRKGQILAVVEDPQFIQLQQDYLVTKAQLESARLNLNRQKDLNTSKASSDKTLQTAQADYSTLHATLKGLEEKLRIIGVSAQGLNSGNIRSRISIHAPFSGFVSKIFVNNGQYINPSDTLFELINPSGLLLELKVFENDVNDIKTGQQIEVYNNQNPDRKYMAKIISTVPNIENGGSSIAVAQLSSSNSELIRGMYINAEVKIRGRTTPSLPNESVVSFENKNYIFEDMGNRQYKMIPVITGISDDQFTEILKSDFLNDKRIVQKGAYDLLMMLKNKTE from the coding sequence ATGTATTTCAAAAAAACATCCACATATATTCTTGCCACAGCAATTATTGTATCTTCATGTTCAGGAAAAAAGGAAGCGGAAACTACGGTTTATGAAAACAAAAAACTGGTCGGAAAAGATCAGAATACCGTTCAGTTAACCAGCCAGCAGATAAAAACTGCAGGAATTAGCACCGCCATTATTCAGAATAAAAATATGGACAAACTGGTAAGGCTGAATGGAAAGGTAGAAATATCCCCGTCTCATATCAGCTCTCTTTCCAGTATTATGGGTGGGCATATTAAATCCATTAATGTTATCAATGGAAGCCATTTCCGTAAAGGACAGATACTTGCAGTAGTAGAAGATCCTCAGTTTATCCAGCTCCAGCAAGACTACCTTGTTACCAAAGCCCAGCTTGAATCGGCAAGACTCAATCTCAATCGCCAGAAAGACCTTAATACCAGTAAAGCAAGCAGTGATAAAACGTTACAAACGGCACAGGCAGATTACTCAACACTGCATGCAACTTTAAAAGGACTGGAAGAAAAATTAAGAATTATAGGAGTTAGCGCCCAAGGTCTGAACTCAGGAAATATCCGAAGTAGAATAAGCATTCATGCTCCTTTTAGCGGTTTTGTCAGTAAAATATTCGTCAACAACGGACAATACATCAATCCTTCCGATACCTTATTTGAACTGATCAATCCTTCCGGTTTATTATTAGAATTAAAGGTATTTGAGAATGATGTCAACGACATTAAAACAGGGCAGCAGATTGAAGTTTACAACAATCAGAATCCGGATCGGAAATACATGGCAAAGATCATAAGCACGGTACCCAATATCGAAAATGGCGGTTCATCAATTGCAGTAGCCCAACTAAGTAGTTCTAATTCAGAACTGATCAGGGGAATGTATATTAATGCGGAAGTAAAAATCAGAGGAAGAACTACCCCGAGTTTACCTAATGAATCGGTCGTTTCCTTTGAAAATAAGAATTATATTTTTGAAGACATGGGAAATCGTCAGTATAAAATGATTCCTGTAATCACCGGTATTTCAGATGATCAGTTTACAGAAATTCTAAAATCAGATTTTCTTAATGATAAAAGAATTGTCCAGAAAGGAGCTTATGACCTTCTCATGATGCTTAAAAATAAGACGGAATAA
- a CDS encoding CusA/CzcA family heavy metal efflux RND transporter → MLNKIIEFSVKNKLIIALFTLGLILLGIYETTKLPIDAQPDITNNQVQVITVAPSYGAADIERLVTFPIEQATSNISGITELRSFSRFGLSLVTIVFNDNTDVYWARQQVQERLQIVQENIPEGIGKPELGPISSGLGEIFQYVVRAKKGYENIYDETELRTIQDWVIRRQLLGTKGVADVSSFGGKLKQYEIAINPNKLQAFDININDVFNALEKNNQNTGGAYIEKKETVLFIRSEGLLGSTEDIGNIQVSNTREGIPVHIKDVANVKIGYATRYGAMTYNDTGEVSGAIVLMLKGENANEVIGNIKQRLEKIQETLPEGIVIEPFLDRAKMVNNTISTVKTNLMEGALIVVFILVLFLGNFRAGLLVASVIPLAMLFAIIMMNLFGVGGNLMSLGALDFGLIVDGAVIIVEAVLHQLAHKKHFGKDNLLSQKEMDGQVSDSATKMVNSAVFGQIIILIVYLPIFTLQGIEGKMFKPMAQTVAFALIGAFLLSLTYIPMMSSLILSRKKKTKDTISDKIMTRVENGHQKLLMKALKYRKTIILSVLILFAGAVFTLSRMGGEFIPSLEEGDFAVEMRILQGSNINETKKATTQAASILLKQFPEVQKVVTKIGSAEIPTEPMPMDAGDMIIVLKPKKEWTSATSFPELSEKMSKALQVIPGLTTGFQFPVQMRFNELMTGARQDVVCKIYGENLDSLAIYAKKLGGIINTVKGAQDLYLEPVVGAPQMVIGYNRAELSRYNISVMEINRVINMAFAGQTAGALYEGERKFDVVVRMDNEHKKDITSIQNLLVPTATGEQIPLHQLATIELKSSPNQIQREDTKRRIVVGFNVRGRDVQSIVEELQQKADKDLKLPSGYTISYGGAFENLNEAKARLGVAVPISLVMIFLLLFFAFGSVKHSLLIYTAIPLSAIGGIYFLALRGMPFSISAGVGFIALFGVAVLNGIVLISEFNRLKKNGITNTSRIVLMGTRIRLRPVLMTAFVASLGFLPMALSNGAGAEVQRPLATVVIGGLMLATLLTLFVLPILYVLFERINKNKMKFSKKNNYKKLTVILFLISFGSLSAQENITYDQALDKAFQQNGTFKNSKLISTYQEKLKASYLDIPQLEVMGGLGQIQGEETDNSISVSQRFSFPTVYSKRKQMLDAEWMSSVMNQQLTKTQLTKEVSEVFYRIIVLQEKKKVLEYISQLYNNFADKASLRLKKGEANILEESTAEIQREQATIQLNILENDLNVARLQLQVLLQSDQPYQPIAEQPVLGVHLQASEDLIRQHPQLQFLNQQIKVNEAEAQWQQSKLLPDLLIGYTNQSMKNINNNRFSSVQIGVGIPLFTKGQRALAKATKAKVTIAENEYQRKEIELKNRYGQLVGTYVNQLKIIENYDHKQLPKSETILKTAQKQMEAGEIDYLNWVILTNQAVKIKVDYIENIEKLNQIGTELNFLISK, encoded by the coding sequence ATGTTAAATAAAATTATTGAGTTTTCTGTAAAGAATAAACTCATTATTGCCCTTTTTACTTTAGGGCTGATCCTTCTTGGGATCTATGAAACAACAAAACTACCTATCGATGCACAGCCTGACATCACCAACAATCAGGTTCAGGTGATCACTGTAGCTCCATCATATGGTGCGGCGGATATTGAACGATTAGTTACATTCCCTATTGAACAGGCTACGAGTAATATCAGCGGAATTACAGAACTGCGTAGTTTTTCCCGTTTTGGACTGTCTCTTGTTACCATCGTTTTTAATGACAATACGGATGTTTACTGGGCCCGCCAACAGGTACAGGAACGTTTGCAGATCGTACAGGAAAACATCCCGGAAGGAATCGGGAAGCCTGAGCTGGGTCCTATTTCCAGCGGATTGGGAGAGATCTTTCAATATGTTGTTCGGGCTAAAAAAGGCTACGAAAACATCTATGATGAAACCGAGCTCAGAACCATTCAGGATTGGGTAATCCGAAGACAGCTTCTTGGAACCAAAGGTGTTGCCGATGTAAGTAGTTTCGGTGGAAAACTGAAACAGTATGAAATAGCCATTAACCCCAATAAGCTCCAGGCATTTGATATTAATATCAATGATGTTTTCAATGCATTGGAAAAAAACAACCAGAATACCGGAGGAGCCTATATTGAAAAGAAAGAAACGGTATTGTTCATCCGTAGTGAAGGACTTTTAGGAAGTACAGAAGATATTGGAAACATCCAGGTCTCCAATACCAGAGAAGGAATTCCGGTTCATATTAAAGATGTAGCTAACGTTAAAATCGGATATGCCACAAGATATGGCGCTATGACTTACAATGATACGGGGGAAGTATCCGGCGCGATTGTTTTAATGCTAAAAGGTGAGAACGCTAATGAAGTCATTGGAAATATCAAACAACGGCTCGAAAAAATTCAGGAAACATTACCGGAAGGCATCGTTATCGAACCTTTTCTCGATCGTGCTAAAATGGTTAACAATACCATCAGTACAGTGAAAACCAATCTGATGGAGGGAGCCTTAATTGTCGTTTTCATCCTTGTTCTTTTCTTAGGAAACTTCAGAGCAGGCCTTTTGGTAGCATCCGTTATTCCGTTGGCTATGCTTTTCGCAATTATCATGATGAACCTGTTTGGAGTAGGTGGAAATTTAATGAGCCTTGGAGCTTTGGATTTCGGGCTCATCGTAGATGGTGCCGTTATTATTGTCGAGGCTGTACTTCACCAACTTGCCCATAAAAAGCATTTCGGAAAAGATAATTTACTAAGCCAAAAAGAAATGGACGGACAGGTTTCGGACTCTGCAACGAAAATGGTCAACAGTGCCGTATTTGGCCAGATCATTATCCTGATCGTTTACCTGCCTATTTTTACCCTGCAGGGAATTGAAGGAAAGATGTTTAAACCCATGGCACAAACCGTTGCCTTTGCGTTGATCGGAGCATTTTTACTTTCCCTTACCTATATTCCCATGATGAGCTCTCTTATCCTGAGTAGAAAGAAGAAAACAAAAGATACGATTTCAGATAAAATAATGACCCGCGTTGAAAATGGTCATCAAAAGTTGTTGATGAAAGCATTGAAGTATCGGAAAACCATTATTTTAAGCGTACTTATCCTTTTTGCAGGAGCTGTATTTACACTTTCCAGAATGGGTGGGGAATTTATTCCTTCACTCGAAGAGGGGGATTTTGCCGTTGAAATGAGAATTCTCCAGGGAAGTAATATCAATGAAACTAAAAAAGCAACCACACAAGCTGCCAGCATTCTTTTAAAGCAGTTTCCGGAAGTACAAAAAGTAGTTACTAAAATCGGAAGTGCTGAAATTCCTACGGAGCCAATGCCTATGGATGCAGGAGATATGATCATCGTATTGAAACCAAAAAAAGAATGGACATCAGCAACATCATTCCCCGAACTGTCGGAAAAGATGAGCAAAGCTTTACAGGTGATTCCAGGATTAACGACCGGATTTCAGTTTCCTGTACAAATGCGTTTTAACGAATTGATGACAGGCGCCAGACAGGATGTTGTATGCAAAATATATGGAGAAAATCTGGACAGTCTTGCTATATATGCTAAAAAGCTAGGAGGTATCATCAATACGGTAAAAGGAGCCCAGGATCTTTATCTTGAACCCGTGGTTGGAGCACCTCAGATGGTGATCGGCTATAACCGTGCTGAACTTTCCCGTTATAATATCTCTGTCATGGAAATTAACAGAGTAATCAATATGGCTTTTGCAGGACAGACTGCCGGAGCTTTATATGAAGGGGAACGAAAGTTCGATGTGGTAGTCCGTATGGATAATGAGCATAAAAAGGACATCACCAGTATTCAGAACCTTCTGGTACCTACTGCAACAGGAGAACAGATTCCATTGCACCAGTTGGCTACAATAGAGCTGAAAAGCAGTCCGAACCAAATTCAGAGGGAAGATACCAAAAGAAGAATTGTTGTAGGATTTAACGTCCGGGGAAGAGACGTACAGAGTATTGTAGAAGAACTTCAGCAAAAAGCTGATAAAGATTTAAAATTACCTTCAGGATATACCATTTCCTATGGTGGTGCTTTTGAAAATTTAAATGAAGCAAAGGCAAGACTGGGAGTTGCCGTTCCTATTTCACTTGTCATGATCTTCCTGTTACTGTTCTTTGCTTTCGGCTCTGTAAAACATAGTTTACTGATCTATACAGCAATTCCATTATCAGCCATAGGAGGAATCTATTTCTTAGCCTTAAGAGGAATGCCTTTCAGTATCAGTGCCGGAGTAGGGTTCATCGCATTATTCGGAGTTGCAGTACTTAACGGAATCGTTTTGATATCAGAGTTTAATCGGTTGAAAAAGAACGGGATTACCAATACCAGCAGAATTGTTTTAATGGGAACCAGAATCAGGCTTCGTCCGGTTTTGATGACTGCTTTTGTGGCTTCTTTAGGGTTTTTACCAATGGCTTTAAGCAATGGAGCAGGAGCCGAAGTACAGAGACCCTTGGCTACTGTAGTTATCGGAGGCCTAATGCTGGCCACACTTTTAACCTTATTTGTATTACCTATTCTGTATGTCTTATTTGAACGCATTAATAAAAATAAAATGAAATTTTCTAAAAAAAACAACTATAAAAAGCTTACTGTCATCCTGTTTCTTATTTCTTTCGGAAGCTTAAGCGCACAGGAGAATATCACCTATGATCAGGCACTGGATAAAGCATTCCAGCAAAACGGAACTTTTAAAAATTCAAAACTAATTTCAACCTATCAGGAAAAGCTAAAAGCCAGCTATCTGGATATTCCTCAATTGGAAGTGATGGGTGGATTAGGTCAGATTCAAGGTGAGGAGACCGATAATTCAATTTCAGTATCTCAGCGGTTCAGCTTTCCCACCGTTTATTCTAAAAGAAAACAAATGCTGGATGCTGAATGGATGTCCAGCGTAATGAACCAACAATTGACCAAGACTCAGCTGACCAAAGAGGTTTCGGAGGTGTTCTATCGCATTATTGTTCTTCAGGAAAAGAAAAAAGTTCTTGAATACATCAGCCAGCTGTACAACAACTTTGCTGATAAAGCAAGCTTACGTTTAAAAAAGGGAGAAGCTAATATATTAGAAGAATCTACTGCAGAGATCCAACGAGAACAGGCCACAATACAATTGAATATTCTGGAAAATGATCTGAATGTAGCCAGGCTTCAGCTCCAGGTATTGCTGCAGTCCGATCAGCCTTATCAACCCATTGCAGAACAACCTGTATTAGGAGTACATCTTCAGGCTTCTGAGGATCTTATCAGACAACATCCCCAATTACAGTTTCTGAACCAACAGATTAAAGTGAATGAAGCAGAAGCCCAATGGCAGCAAAGTAAGCTCCTTCCTGACCTGCTGATCGGCTATACGAATCAGAGCATGAAAAACATTAATAACAATCGTTTTAGTTCGGTTCAGATCGGCGTAGGAATTCCTCTGTTTACTAAGGGTCAGCGTGCATTGGCAAAGGCTACGAAAGCTAAAGTTACCATTGCTGAAAATGAATACCAAAGAAAGGAAATTGAATTGAAGAACAGATATGGACAATTGGTAGGCACTTATGTCAATCAGTTAAAAATCATTGAAAATTATGACCACAAGCAACTGCCAAAATCGGAAACGATATTAAAAACAGCACAAAAGCAAATGGAAGCCGGAGAAATCGATTACCTGAACTGGGTAATCTTAACCAACCAGGCCGTGAAAATAAAGGTAGACTATATCGAGAATATAGAAAAACTAAACCAAATCGGAACAGAACTCAATTTCTTAATTTCAAAATAA
- a CDS encoding IS5 family transposase: MYPTDLTQTQWQFIKKALDFDDRKRKYDLVVIWNAISYLVKTGCQWRLLPHDFPKWQLVYYYYSKWSNLEIFDLLLSKLREEVRRNRGQKAQASLGIIDSQSVRWGNNRSLNGFDGGKKIKGIKRHVVVDKNGFLLAVMVSVANVHDSKAALLLIKTLRYLLIPLQVILADGGYRGEIIEEIRIKFNYIIQIVMRSDKKVKGFEPIHKRWIIERTFAWFDNDRRLCRNYELLMESSENMVKLSAIKLLLNKI; this comes from the coding sequence ATGTATCCAACAGACTTAACCCAAACTCAGTGGCAATTTATAAAAAAAGCATTAGATTTTGATGACAGAAAACGAAAATATGATTTGGTTGTCATTTGGAATGCTATCAGTTATTTAGTAAAAACAGGCTGTCAATGGAGACTTTTACCTCATGATTTTCCCAAATGGCAATTGGTTTATTACTATTATTCAAAATGGTCAAATCTGGAGATTTTCGATTTATTATTATCAAAATTGAGAGAGGAAGTACGACGAAACAGGGGTCAGAAAGCGCAGGCAAGTTTAGGAATTATTGACAGTCAAAGTGTTCGTTGGGGAAATAACCGTTCACTCAATGGCTTTGACGGAGGTAAAAAAATAAAAGGAATCAAGAGACACGTTGTGGTAGACAAAAATGGTTTTTTGTTAGCCGTAATGGTAAGTGTAGCCAATGTTCATGACAGTAAGGCTGCATTGTTACTGATCAAAACACTGCGATATTTACTAATTCCGCTTCAGGTAATCCTGGCGGACGGAGGTTATAGAGGAGAGATTATTGAGGAAATAAGAATTAAGTTTAATTATATCATTCAGATCGTAATGCGGAGTGACAAAAAAGTAAAAGGGTTTGAGCCAATTCATAAACGATGGATTATAGAGCGTACATTTGCTTGGTTTGATAACGATAGAAGATTATGCAGAAATTATGAACTCTTAATGGAATCCTCTGAAAACATGGTCAAATTATCCGCCATAAAATTATTACTGAATAAAATTTAA
- a CDS encoding LytR/AlgR family response regulator transcription factor, producing the protein MKILIIEDEIKTARALARMIQSADSNATVIDILQSVSSTISWFDQNDDPDLIFMDIQLADGISFEIFKKVNINAPVIFCTAFNDYAIQAFKSNGVDYILKPFNKNDIELTLEKVKNLKNYFQKNLLPTAEISKLLMALPSEDTKKSFLVYNQNTYITIPTSTIVYFYKSLNGINIVTEDKKRYNINESLDEIHRLVGKQSFYRINRQYLVAFKNITEVQHYFNRKLILTLTVETDERLTVGREKANEFLAWLGNR; encoded by the coding sequence ATGAAAATTCTAATCATTGAAGACGAGATAAAAACTGCCAGAGCTTTGGCAAGAATGATTCAATCAGCAGATTCTAATGCGACAGTGATTGATATACTTCAAAGCGTAAGCAGCACTATATCCTGGTTTGACCAGAATGATGATCCTGATCTTATTTTCATGGATATTCAGCTGGCTGATGGGATAAGCTTCGAAATTTTCAAAAAGGTAAATATTAATGCTCCGGTGATATTCTGCACAGCATTTAATGATTACGCTATTCAGGCTTTCAAAAGTAATGGGGTTGATTATATCCTAAAGCCGTTCAACAAAAATGATATAGAGCTAACATTAGAAAAAGTAAAAAATCTAAAAAATTATTTTCAGAAAAATTTACTCCCTACTGCAGAGATCTCAAAACTTTTAATGGCTCTGCCTTCTGAAGATACTAAAAAAAGCTTTCTGGTCTATAATCAAAATACTTATATCACCATCCCAACTTCCACTATTGTTTATTTTTATAAAAGTCTCAACGGGATTAATATCGTGACTGAAGATAAAAAGAGATATAACATCAATGAATCTCTGGATGAGATACACCGCTTGGTGGGCAAGCAATCTTTTTACCGCATTAACCGACAGTATCTCGTTGCGTTCAAAAACATCACAGAAGTTCAGCATTATTTCAACCGAAAACTCATTTTGACATTAACAGTCGAAACCGATGAAAGATTAACGGTAGGAAGAGAAAAGGCCAATGAATTTCTCGCCTGGCTTGGAAACCGCTAA